A genome region from Populus alba chromosome 5, ASM523922v2, whole genome shotgun sequence includes the following:
- the LOC118034973 gene encoding GDSL esterase/lipase At1g09390 gives MISHSPLLSQPLSHFLLLLLLLPLFFTSVASQCKNPPIIFNFGDSNSDTGGLVAGLGFPVNLPNGRTFFHRSTGRLSDGRLLIDFLCQSLNASFLSPYLDSLGGSGFTNGANFAVVGSSTLPKYVPFSLNIQLMQFLHFKARSLELVTAGFGNFITDEGLRNALYIIDIGQNDIADSFSKKMSYAQVTKRIPSVILEIGNAVKVLYNQGGRKFWIHNTGPLGCLPQKLSLVQKKDLDPIGCISDYNMAARLFNEGLRQLCERMRSQLSGATIVYVDIYSIKYDLIANSSKYGFSSPLMACCGSGGPPYNYDIRVTCSQPGYHVCDEGSRYVNWDGIHYTEAANSIIASKVLSMAHSSPSIPFDFFCRN, from the exons ATGATCTCTCACTCCCCACTTCTCTCTCAACCTCTCTcccactttcttcttcttcttcttcttcttccattgtTTTTCACTTCAGTTGCTTCTCAATGCAAGAACCCGCCAATTATCTTCAACTTTGGAGACTCTAACTCTGACACTGGAGGACTAGTTGCTGGACTTGGTTTCCCTGTCAATCTCCCTAATGGCCGTACATTCTTTCATAGATCAACTGGTAGATTATCTGATGGAAGGCTCCTGATTGACTTCCTTT gtCAAAGCTTGAATGCTAGCTTTCTAAGCCCATACCTGGACTCATTGGGGGGGTCCGGGTTCACAAATGGTGCAAACTTTGCAGTTGTCGGGTCTTCTACTCTCCCTAAATATGTACCCTTCTCGTTGAACATTCAACTAATGCAGTTCCTTCATTTCAAAGCTCGCTCTCTTGAACTTGTCACTGCTG GTTTTGGAAATTTCATCACCGATGAAGGGCTCCGAAATGCACTTTACATTATCGACATCGGTCAAAATGACATTGCTGATTCATTCTCCAAAAAAATGTCTTATGCACAAGTAACCAAAAGGATTCCCTCCGTCATTTTAGAGATTGGAAATGCTGTGAAG GTTTTATACAATCAAGGAGGCAGAAAATTTTGGATACATAACACAGGACCGCTAGGCTGTCTCCCTCAAAAACTTTCACTGGTTCAGAAGAAGGATCTGGATCCAATTGGATGTATATCAGATTACAACATGGCAGCAAGATTGTTCAATGAAGGACTGCGTCAATTATGTGAAAGGATGAGGTCTCAATTGTCTGGAGCAACTATAGTCTATGTAGATATCTACTCAATCAAATACGATCTCATTGCCAACTCCTCCAAATATG GTTTTTCCAGTCCATTGATGGCATGTTGTGGTTCTGGAGGACCTCCTTACAACTATGATATAAGAGTAACATGCAGTCAGCCTGGTTATCATGTCTGCGACGAAGGATCCCGATATGTTAACTGGGATGGAATCCATTACACTGAAGCAGCTAATTCGATCATAGCCTCCAAAGTGCTGTCAATGGCTCACTCTTCACCGAGCATTCCATTTGATTTCTTCTGCCGCAATTGA
- the LOC118035013 gene encoding WAT1-related protein At1g09380, with product MDMADVLPFLAMAIVQFGYAGMNITSKLAMDSGMKPLVLVGYRQIFATIAMVPFAYFFEWKTRPKITMSLLLQIFICSLTGVTGNQVFYFIGLENSTPTIGCALTNVLPAVTFILAVLFRQESVGIKKTSGQAKLLGTIVCVGGAMLLSFYHGHMINIGESSIHWNYADSTGNSSTDKKSNFVLGSLFIIASAISWAIWFTVQAKVSLKFPAPYTCTLLMCFMGSIECVVIGIGANHKVSEWSLRSPGRLIAALYAGIVCSALAFSLTSWSIQRKGALYVSVFSPLLLVIVAVLSWALLHEKIYVGTAVGSILIVAGLYAVLWGKDKELKEEIEETKEMKIGSKEWNNHDLELQLHAISNGNRNAAS from the exons ATGGATATGGCAGATGTTTTGCCATTCTTGGCTATGGCTATAGTCCAGTTTGGCTATGCAGGCATGAATATTACATCAAAGCTTGCAATGGATTCAGGCATGAAACCACTTGTTCTTGTTGGTTATAGGCAAATCTTTGCCACCATTGCAATGGTCCCCTTTGCTTATTTCTTTGAGTG GAAAACTAGGCCCAAGATCACCATGTCTTTGCTGCTTCAGATTTTCATATGTTCTCTTACAGG TGTAACAGGAAaccaggttttttattttattgggctAGAAAATTCCACCCCCACAATTGGATGTGCATTGACCAACGTACTCCCTGCAGTGACTTTCATTCTTGCAGTTCTTTTCAG ACAGGAATCAGTGGGAATCAAGAAGACATCAGGGCAAGCAAAGCTGTTAGGGACGATAGTATGTGTAGGAGGAGCCATGTTGTTGTCATTCTACCATGGTCACATGATCAATATAGGCGAGTCAAGTATTCATTGGAACTATGCAGATAGTACCGGAAATAGCAGCACCGACAAGAAATCGAACTTCGTCCTGGGATCCTTATTTATAATTGCTAGTGCTATTTCTTGGGCAATATGGTTCACCGTCCAA GCGAAAGTGAGCTTGAAGTTTCCGGCTCCTTACACGTGCACCTTATTGATGTGTTTCATGGGCAGCATTGAATGTGTTGTAATCGGCATCGGTGCCAATCACAAAGTATCTGAGTGGTCATTGCGATCTCCTGGCAGGCTTATTGCAGCTCTGTATGCA GGAATCGTGTGTTCCGCACTAGCGTTTTCCCTCACTTCATGGAGTATTCAAAGGAAAGGAGCACTCTACGTCTCGGTCTTCAGTCCCTTGTTGCTTGTTATAGTAGCTGTTTTGAGTTGGGCATTGCTTCATGAGAAGATATATGTCGGAAC AGCTGTAGGGTCGATCTTGATCGTCGCTGGGCTCTACGCGGTTCTCTGGGGGAAGGATAAGGAATTGAAGGAGGAGATCGAAGAGACGAAGGAGATGAAGATAGGCAGTAAAGAGTGGAATAACCATGACCTTGAATTACAATTACATGCAATTTCTAACGGCAATAGAAATGCTGCAAGTTGA